One window from the genome of Musa acuminata AAA Group cultivar baxijiao chromosome BXJ1-4, Cavendish_Baxijiao_AAA, whole genome shotgun sequence encodes:
- the LOC135668064 gene encoding probable xyloglucan endotransglucosylase/hydrolase protein 32, producing the protein MALLIQFLVLLMFHSINAQPSPGYYPSSGIKPLKFSQGYSNLWGPQHQSVSQDQSSVTIWLDRNSGSGFKSTRPYRNGYFGASIKLQRGYTAGVNTAFYLSNDQAHPGFHDEVDIEFLGTIPGKPYTLQTNVYVRGSGDGRIIGREMRFHLWFDPAADFHHYGILWNPEEIIFFVDDVPIRRYARKVEATFPDRPMWVYGSIWDASSWATENGKYKADYRYQPFVSRFTGFKIRGCSAFAPAGCRPVPSSPSGYGLSPQQRAAMQWVQRNHLVYNYCKDYSRDHSFTPEC; encoded by the exons ATGGCTCTCCTTATCCAATTCCTTGTCCTCCTCATGTTCCACTCCATTAATGCCCAGCCCTCTCCAGGCTACTACCCAAGTTCTGGGATCAAGCCATTGAAATTCTCCCAAGGCTACAGTAACCTCTGGGGACCTCAGCACCAATCAGTCTCCCAGGATCAATCCTCTGTAACAATCTGGCTTGATAGAAACTCAG GAAGTGGATTCAAGTCGACCCGCCCATACCGAAACGGCTACTTCGGAGCTTCGATCAAGCTCCAACGTGGCTACACCGCCGGAGTGAATACAGCTTTCTAC CTGTCGAACGATCAAGCTCACCCGGGGTTCCATGACGAGGTGGATATCGAGTTCCTGGGCACGATCCCCGGTAAGCCATACACTCTGCAGACCAATGTGTATGTCAGGGGAAGCGGCGACGGCCGGATCATTGGCAGGGAGATGAGGTTCCACCTCTGGTTCGACCCCGCGGCTGACTTCCACCACTATGGCATTCTCTGGAACCCTGAAGAGATCAT CTTCTTTGTCGATGATGTGCCGATAAGGAGGTACGCGAGGAAGGTGGAAGCAACGTTCCCTGATCGGCCAATGTGGGTGTACGGCTCCATTTGGGATGCATCGTCCTGGGCAACAGAGAACGGCAAGTACAAGGCCGACTACAGGTACCAGCCCTTCGTCTCAAGGTTCACCGGCTTCAAGATAAGAGGGTGCTCGGCCTTCGCGCCGGCCGGGTGCCGGCCGGTGCCGTCCTCCCCGTCCGGCTACGGCCTCAGCCCTCAGCAGCGCGCAGCGATGCAGTGGGTTCAGAGAAACCACCTGGTCTACAACTACTGCAAGGATTACAGCAGGGATCACTCCTTCACTCCCGAGTGCTGA
- the LOC135668048 gene encoding lysine-specific histone demethylase 1 homolog 3-like gives MSDQNPLPPPPPPFTIGPPFSAPLVPQNPNPNLHPNFYLNPSPNFHLQVPFQTKRKRTGVRRRAAAPPSSVALPPHLPSLAPPPPAPSNPLPDPGPQNPDPDISEEIIVINKEATTEALTALTAGFPADSLTEEEIEAGVVSSIGGIEQVNYILIRNHILSRWRENVSNWLTKEAFVSVIPPHYEPLLNSAYNFLVSHGYVNFGVAPAIKERIPAEPTKANVVIVGAGLAGLAAARQLMSFGFKVVVLEGRKRCGGRVYTKRMEGANKFAAADLGGSVLTGTLGNPLGIIAKQLGSTLHKVRDKCPLYRPDGKPVDPDLDTKVENAFNKLLDKASRLRLCMGEVAMDVSLGAALETFRQVYGDAVTEEEMNLFNWHLANLEYANAGLLSKLSLAFWDQDDPYDMGGDHCFLPGGNGRLVQALSENVPIIYEKTVHAIRYGGDGVQVISGSQVYEGDMALCTVPLGVLKNGSIKFVPELPQRKLDGIKRLGFGLLNKVAMLFPHVFWNMDIDTFGHLSDNPSHRGEFFLFYSYATVAGGPLLIALVAGEAAHNFETMPPTDAVTLVLQILRGIFEPQGIEVPDPLQSVCTRWGTDSFSLGSYSHVAVGASGDDYDILAESVGDGRLFFAGEATTRRYPATMHGAFISGLREAANMAHHANARALQIKVERSPSKNTQACAALLADLFREPDLEFGSFSVIFGRKTSDPKSPAIIRVSLGGPRKKNTNEVSKADQQHSNKLLFQQLQSHYNQQQQLHVYTLLSRQQALDLREVRGGDDMRLFYLTEKLGVKLVGRRGLGPAADSAIASIKAERGNR, from the exons ATGTCCGACCAAaaccctctccctcctcctcctccccctttcACCATCGGTCCTCCGTTTTCCGCCCCTTTGGTCCCtcagaaccctaaccctaaccttcATCCTAACTTTTACCTAAACCCCAGCCCGAACTTCCACCTCCAAGTCCCCTTCCAGACCAAGCGCAAGCGCACCGGCGTCCGCCGCCGCGCGGCCGCCCCTCCCTCGTCCGTCGCGCTTCCTCCGCACCTTCCCTCCCTCGCGCCCCCGCCTCCGGCCCCCTCCAACCCCCTCCCCGACCCAGGCCCCCAGAACCCTGATCCTGACATCTCCGAGGAGATCATCGTCATCAACAAGGAGGCCACCACCGAAGCCCTCACCGCCCTCACCGCCGGCTTCCCGGCTGACTCCCTCACCGAGGAGGAGATCGAGGCCGGCGTCGTCTCCTCCATCGGCGGCATCGAGCAGGTCAACTACATCCTCATCCGCAACCACATCCTCTCCAGATGGAGGGAGAACGTCTCCAATTGGCTCACCAAGGAGGCCTTCGTCTCGGTGATCCCGCCGCATTACGAGCCCCTTCTAAATTCGGCCTACAACTTCCTGGTCTCGCACGGGTACGTGAACTTTGGAGTTGCGCCAGCGATCAAGGAGAGGATCCCCGCGGAGCCAACCAAGGCGAATGTGGTTATTGTGGGCGCTGGCCTCGCGGGACTGGCTGCAGCAAGGCAGTTGATGTCATTCGGGTTCAAAGTTGTGGTTTTGGAAGGAAGAAAGAGGTGTGGAGGCAGAGTGTATACGAAGAGGATGGAGGGGGCTAACAAGTTTGCAGCAGCTGATTTGGGCGGGAGTGTGTTGACGGGCACCCTGGGGAACCCACTTGGTATCATCGCCAAACAGTTGGGTTCAACGCTTCATAAGGTCAGAGATAAGTGCCCCTTGTACAGGCCAGATGGGAAGCCGGTGGATCCTGACTTGGATACTAAGGTGGAAAATGCATTCAACAAGCTTCTGGATAAGGCCAGCCGACTGAGGCTGTGTATGGGAGAGGTTGCGATGGATGTCTCGCTCGGGGCTGCACTGGAGACTTTTAGGCAGGTGTATGGTGATGCTGTGACTGAAGAGGAGATGAATCTATTTAATTGGCACTTGGCAAATCTGGAGTATGCTAATGCTGGTTTACTGTCGAAGCTCTCGCTTGCCTTTTGGGATCAGGATGATCCATATGACATGGGCGGCGATCATTGTTTCTTGCCGGGTGGGAATGGGAGGTTGGTTCAGGCTTTATCTGAGAATGTTCCTATTATCTATGAGAAGACAGTCCATGCAATCCGGTATGGTGGTGACGGAGTGCAAGTAATCTCAGGCTCACAGGTTTATGAGGGGGACATGGCACTGTGTACAGTTCCCCTTGGTGTCTTGAAGAATGGGAGTATAAAGTTTGTACCAGAGCTACCTCAGAGAAAGCTTGATGGGATTAAGCGGTTGGGTTTTGGCTTGTTGAATAAGGTTGCTATGTTGTTCCCTCATGTCTTTTGGAACATGGATATTGATACCTTTGGGCATCTGTCCGATAATCCAAGTCATCGAGGGGAGTTCTTTTTGTTCTATAGTTATGCAACGGTAGCTGGTGGACCCCTTTTGATTGCATTGGTTGCAGGGGAAGCAGCACATAACTTTGAAACGATGCCTCCCACAGATGCTGTGACACTAGTTCTTCAGATTCTAAGAG GTATCTTTGAGCCACAAGGAATTGAAGTTCCAGATCCTCTCCAAAGTGTCTGCACTAGATGGGGTACTGACTCCTTCAGTTTGGGTTCTTATTCACATGTTGCCGTTGGGGCATCCGGGGATGACTATGATATCCTAGCAGAAAGTGTCGGAGATGGGCGGCTTTTCTTTGCTGGAGAGGCTACAACAAGGCGCTACCCTGCTACTATGCATGGAGCTTTCATTAGTGGTCTAAGAGAGGCTGCTAATATGGCCCACCATGCTAATGCACGGGCTTTACAAATAAAAGTGGAAAGAAGCCCCTCTAAGAACACTCAGGCTTGTGCTGCCCTTCTAGCAGATTTATTTAGGGAACCTGACTTGGAATTTGGAAGTTTTTCTGTTATTTTTGGCCGGAAAACATCTGATCCAAAGTCTCCAGCAATTATTCGAGTGTCATTGGGTGGTCCACGAAAGAAGAATACCAATGAGGTCTCAAAGGCAGATCAACAGCATTCAAACAAGTTGTTGTTTCAGCAGCTTCAATCCCATTACAATCAGCAACAACAGCTTCATGTTTACACATTGTTATCTCGACAACAAGCTCTAGATTTGAGAGAGGTGAGAGGAGGGGATGATATGAGGTTGTTTTACCTAACTGAAAAACTTGGTGTAAAGTTGGTTGGTAGAAGAGGGCTGGGACCTGCTGCTGATTCTGCTATTGCTTCCATTAAGGCTGAGAGAGGCAACCGATGA